From the genome of Oryza glaberrima chromosome 1, OglaRS2, whole genome shotgun sequence:
ATCCAGTGAAATCCATCGAATAAAGTAAAAACCTATGAAACCCATACCTAAAAGTTCTCtaatttcatgaaaaaaaaaacaaaacctatACCTAGAAGTTCTTTAAATTCATgaataaaaaatactaaagaTACAATAGGCATGAAATACAAAGTCAATTTCATCTGGGACGGAAAAAGCATAAATTACAAGCAAATATTATCATGTTATTATTTACCCGaaatttgtcctttttttttaactcccaAATGGAGTTAAGTTCGGATTTGAAATTTGATGATAATGTATTTCATGTCCAGACATAACTCtagtaattttttcatgaatttatatAACTCTTTTATGTCTGAATTTTACGGGTTTTCATCGGATATACTTTAACAAAGCATGCTCCTTACTGaaagaaaaattgtcaacaCTGTTTAATGAAAGTATTCACTGTGCAAAGAGGGGCTGACATGATAGCAGCCTGGATGAATAATTGTCATAATCCAAACTATTCCAATTTCGCAGGAATCATCTGCAGCAGAGGCACTAATTCAACCAAAAAGGGAAAACATACTTGGGATATTCAGgtaaaatatatgtatgcatacaaaGACTTACAATTGCAGCGGATTTTGTACTTTAATGCAACATGTTCCCTGCTGAAAGAATAATGGTCAATATTTAACAAAAGTGCCCACCACTCCGCATGGTAGCTGCCAGGATGAAGAACTTGATGTATAATTGTCATAATCCAAACTGTTCCAATTTCATACAAATTGCTAGCGGCACTAATTCAACCAAAATGGGAGAAAATATCGAGGATGATTATGTAAAGTAATGTGTACCTCTGTCTCTGTGGAAAAAATGTCAAGTTAATTTGCCGGTGTTAACTAGCATATCAAGCGCTGTCATTTTTTTAGCAACACGAGCACTCATAGTGAAGTAGTACAAAACAAAAAGGCCAGCCGCCAGCCATATCTAGTATAATTCTTTATAATCTACTGATATGGGCAATTTTTTATGTAGGTCTGCATTACAGTACTGCTCAAGATGCTGAATAAAGGATCTAGAATCAGAAACTGTCCAATTTGATTTCTAGAATCAGAAACTGTCCAAATTCTAAGGTGTATGGTATCTATTGGTTTTAGCATGCTAGCATAAGTCAAGCCCATCTGTTATGCCATTCTTATCAGATCAATACTGAGCTTAGGCGGTCTAGTTGAATAAACGTTTGCAGTGCTACTAATGATAGTACTAGTAAGTAACATTTGATGTCAAACATAACAAATATTActctttttcttaaaattaaAGGTAGGGCAAACATTACTGCCTCTGCCTCAATATGCATTATGGATATAGCATAAAACGAATGCAAATTACCGACATAGCACTGCATCTACGTTTGTACTGAGCAAGGCAGTTTATTCCTGAAGTTACTAGTAAGTAAGTTGCCATCAGAAGGGAAAACAAATCGTTTATCTCACCGCATTTAGGCCACAACTGCCTATGATGCTCAAAGCCCTTGCGCAATAATCCCAGCATCACTTGGCAACTCAAAAATTGTTTTGACATCACCGCCTCACCCAACAATACAAAACCCCAACCCTACGAAGCAAAACTCGAAAAGAAACTCAAAGACAAGTTCACAATTCGACGGATCCAAGGGAGAAACGAGCTGCTGCCATCAAAAGGGAAAACACATAACTTTAATCTCATCGCATCAGGCAGAAACAAGCCATGAATTGCTCAAAGCCCTTGCGCAATAATCCCAGCATCACTTGGCAGGACAGCACAAAGCATCCCTTCTTTTCCGAATTAAAGCAATGAATACACATCAGATTAGCGATAAGGAGAGAAAAGTCTGGCAGAAAGAGAAGAAGTTCGAGAAGAAACGCGGGCAGATTCGCACCCGAGACTGCGAGAGCTGTTAGGGTTTGGGGCTTACGGAGAacgcctggcggcggcggtcggcggagaAGAAGGGAAGGCCTGGCTATATATTTCCCCGGTCTTTAAGGACGGAGACGAGCCCTGAAACTGAAAGCCCGTAAACCCAAAGAGAAAGCGTATTTCAATGAACCAAGCATACTAGTGTGGAAGGCGTATTTCAGAAACACACAGGCGGCCGGTCATGCTTGGCTGCTTCGAGTTCTCAATTCTCGCAGTCACAGTCGCGGAGTCGGTAGCATCGGGGCGAGGACTTGGAGGCGACAATGGCGTGCTCtctcctgccgccgctcgctcccgTTTCCCCTCcgcctcgtctcctcctcccctcctcccgctcgGCTCTGCTCCCTCGCGGTCCTAGGGTTGCGCCCCGAGTCCCCGTTTCCCCACCGAGCGCGCTGCCGGACACCGCTgtgggggcggcggaggcgctccGTGGCGCGCTCGCCGACGCCTTCCTGGCGTCGCCTCCGACGTGGAGGTCGGCCGCCGTGAGCAACCTCGCCATCTTCGTCGCAGGCTCCCCGGTGCTCCTGTCTGGCCTCTCCGCCTCCGGTTTCGCCGCCGCGTACCTCCTCGGCACCCTCACGTGGCGCGCCTTCGGGCCCAAGGGGCTCGTCCTCGTCGCCTCCTACTTCGTATTGGTGAGTGGATCCGGTGCTGCATTGACAGTTTGGCTGTTCGTAGAGGTGGTTCAGTGATAAGTATGGAATTAAGCTACACTAACGCATTGTAGTTTGTTTGGAGATTAGTGATTGTGGGATTGTTGTGGTTTGGTGCTCCTTATTTTGTAGTCCTAGATTGAACTTGTAATGGCCTATGAGAACGTGACTGATAATTCCAATGTTAGATCCATGAACTAGCTTTGCTCATAGGATAAGTAACAAAATGGAGTAATTTGTTCTTTTCATTATGTTTTAGATGAATCAGCCTAAAATTTGAGTGGCACCAATACTGTACTTTTGAGATTAGAAACAAAGTACTGAACTTTTGAGCGTTCTGAATCTATATAGTAGGTATGAGAGACTAGTGCTTCCTAGTAGGGGCTCCAAACAATTCTTGAATATGGCGATGGTCTCTCACATAGTGAAAGAAATGTGCCAGCCATTGTGCCATTCTGCATGCTTCTTATAAAGAAATCTGGGCGTGATGATCTCATCTAGTGGGAAATTAAATAAGTGCTAAAACTTCCTAATTTAACTTTGTGGTACTGCTCAAGTACTCATCTGCTCCCAGAGTGTGCTGACGAATCTATGGTTATTGGATGTATGGTTATATTTTTGGGAAAGCAATTCCCCCTTTTTCCCACTATTGTTTTCTAAGAATGCTGAGGTAGTCCACTAGAAAAACACTTGAATTGCAATTTGCACTTGCTAAAGTAGGATAGAGTAAGTATTACTTTCTGAATTGTTGTAAATGCTTTTCTATGACTTTAATACGCATGCGGATTATCCTGCAGTATGATTTTCTTCTAGAGGGGACTGGAGAATCGCCACCCTGTATTTCAGTTTTTTAAAGGTTCAGTTGAAATAAATCAAGTTTTTGCAGGGTATGGATGCAGTTGCACTTGCTCTTgagaatcagtgaccaacctgaATTAAATGATTTGTGGGTTCATTGGTTCATGACTGAATAGTGGCATGACTTCCTTAGGTTGCCCATGCTAAGTGACAAAACCAGCTAAACAAAGTTCTTATgtttatatatctaaagtttggGTCATAGTGGGTCATCAGTTTTTAAACTTTTGGGTGCAGGGCACAGCAGCAACTAAGTTGAAAATAAAGCAGAAAGAAGCTTTGGGGGTGGCGGagaaaagaggaggaaggagagggccTGGAAGTGTTATTGGTTCCAGTGCTGCTGGTTGTGTCTGTGCTCTGCTATCAATCTACAATGTAGGCAGTGCAGCGTTGGCTGAGCTCTGGAGACTTGGCTTCGTTGCTAGTTATTGTACTAAACTAAGTGACACAGTTTCCAGTGAAATAGGGAAGGCCTACGGAAGAACAACGTAAGATTCCTGTCACTACACAGCCTTCAAATAATTCATGGTTCCACATCCATAAACTTGTGTATATATTTGTGCACTTTTAGTGAACTCAATGAACTGTACTTAGAGCTCAGTTTTGGTCTTTTTGTAGAGTAGGTACCTGGTGACAACACTTAAGGTTGTTCCGCGAGGTACAGAAGGTGCGATCAGTATTGAGGGTACTCTAGCTGGAATTCTTGCATCGATAATTCTTGCAAGTGTTGGTTATCTCCTGGGGCAGGTAAATTATTTATACAGTAAACTTTGCAGAACAGCAGATATTTTGGAAAACCTACAGATTTAGCACTGAATTGTCACAGAACTTATATGGAAATGACAGTGATCAGTGAATATATAGTCCTTACCGTTTGCTCCAATACACTCATAtgattattgaaaaaaataaaaccatgcATTTTATCGCAGGTTAATGTATCACAAGGCGCAGTATGTGTCCTTGCATCCCAgattgcaaatttttgtgagaGTTATATTGGTGCCACACTACAAGATAAAGAAGGTTTTGAATGGGTGAGTTTCCACTTTCAGCTGATTAAGTACTCCTTTTAGAGTTTTCCATGTAAACTGAATTTGTCTTTTGTTTGTGTCCTAAATTTTCTTCTTGTTGAAGACAGTACCTTGTTTCATTTCCTGAATTAGCTTGCATTTCAATGACGTAACATTGG
Proteins encoded in this window:
- the LOC127753517 gene encoding protein VTE6, chloroplastic → MACSLLPPLAPVSPPPRLLLPSSRSALLPRGPRVAPRVPVSPPSALPDTAVGAAEALRGALADAFLASPPTWRSAAVSNLAIFVAGSPVLLSGLSASGFAAAYLLGTLTWRAFGPKGLVLVASYFVLGTAATKLKIKQKEALGVAEKRGGRRGPGSVIGSSAAGCVCALLSIYNVGSAALAELWRLGFVASYCTKLSDTVSSEIGKAYGRTTYLVTTLKVVPRGTEGAISIEGTLAGILASIILASVGYLLGQVNVSQGAVCVLASQIANFCESYIGATLQDKEGFEWLTNDVVNVLNISTGGILAVLMQQLLVSWRS